In Microcella indica, the genomic window CTCGGGGTCGTCAACATCGCCGCAACGCTGCCGCAGACCCTGGCCCCCGCAGTCGCGGGCAGCATCGTGCTGCTGTTCGGGTTCGCCGCACTCTTCCCCTTCGCGATGGTGCTCAGCGTGCTCGGGGCGATCGCCGTTCTGCCGATTCGCTCCGTGCGGTGAGGCGCACCGTCGTCAGAAGTCGAGCTCGAGGCTCTGAGCCCACCCGTTCTCGGGCGGCACCATGTCCAGTATCGGTTCTGACTGCGTGATCATCGCCCGCGAGTGCGGCGTCACGAGCACCTCGAAACTCTGGCCGCGCGTGTCGTCCACGTGGATGAAATTCCCGCCGCCGCGGACCGCCTCGACTATCTCTTCGGTGAGCGCCGCGACATCGATGTCGTCCCGCAGGGGGATGCGGTGCTCGTTGATCGTCAGTGTCACTGTCGTCATGGATGCCTCCGTCCGCGGGCCACGCTAACCCGTCAGCCTGACGAGGGACACACCTTGCTTTTTCGACGGTGAACGGCTAGCCGTCCTCGTGCTCGGGAGGCTCCTCGCTCAGGTGAACTCCGCCGGTTGCGGAGGACAGGATGAGCGACTCGACCCACTCGCGGTTGATGGCGGGTGCGCGCGATCCCGAGTAGCTGATGTGGATCGGCACGCCGTTATCGATCCACAGCGCGTGGCGACCGCTGCCTGCCGACGATGGCAGCGACCAGGTCAGGAAGAAGTTCTCGCCACGCCGGAGCTTCGTGCTGATGACGATCTGCACGTGCGCGAGCACGCGGTCGTCAAAGGAGAACTCGTCCATCTCGTACCGCAGTGTCCCCATGATTCCGATCCCCCTGACATTCGGTGAGTGCGACCGCCGCAGCTCACAAGTGCTTGCCCCCGGTGACGGGCACGACAGCTCCCGAGATATACGAGCCGCCGTCCGAGGCGAGCAGAACGTACGTCGCCGCGAGCTCCGCCGGTTGACCGGCGCGGCCGAGCGGCGTGTCCTGCCCGAACTCCTCCAGCTTTCCCTCCGGCCAGTCTGTAGCAGGAATGAGCGGAGTCCAGATCGGGCCGGGAGCGACGGCGTTGACACGGATGCCGCGTGGGCCCAGGTCATCGGCGAGTGCGCTCGTGAACGCGACCTGCGCCGCCTTGGTCATCGCGTAGTCGACGAGGCCCGCCGAAGGATTCGCCGCCTGGATCGACGACGTCGTGATGATGCTCGAACCCTCGCCGAGGTGCGGCAGAGCTTCGCGCGTAAGCCACATGAGCGAATACAGGTTGGTGCGGAAGACGCGGTCGAACTCCTCGGTCGTGATGGCGTCGAAACTCTCGCGGAACTGCTGGTACGCCGCGTTGATGACGAGGATATCGAGCCCGCCCAGGGCGTCGACCGTCGTCGCGATGATCATGCGGCAGGCGTCCTCCTGCTGAACATCAGCGGGGATGAGCGTCGCCCTGCGCCCGGCCGCCTCGATCTGGTCGGCCGTGACGCGTGCGTCCTCCTGCTCTTCGGGCAGGTAGACGATCGCGACGTCGGCCCCTTCGCGTGCGAACGCGATGGCCACCGCGCGACCGATGCCTGAGTCGCCTCCCGTGATCAGGGCGCGTCGGCGGTTCAGCTTGCCTGCGCCGACGTAGCTCGACTCGCCGTGGTCGGGAGTCGGCGTGGTCGCCGTCGTCGTGCCGGGTTGCTCTTGCTCTGCCATACGGGGCTCCTGACTACCCTCGAGATACTCGACGAGCACTCAGAGTCTACGCTGGCATGGCCCCCGTTCGGGGGACAACATTTCCGGGCCCCCTTGACAGCGGGCGCTCAGGAAGGGCGGGGCCCAGAAGAGCGGGTCACTCCGGATCGCTCGAGTCGACGAGGCCGATCGGAACGCCGCGGTCGACGAGGATGTCGGCCTTCTGCAATTGGCCTCGGCCGTGGTTCACGCGCAACCAGCCCGGCGCTCCCGTCGCAAGAATCGTGGCGATCTCCTCCTGAAGCTCCGTCGCGTGGCGGGCGACGACGTACTCTTTGCCGTCGTAGTGGATGGTCGTGCGCATCAGGACTCATCCTCGCTCGGCACGGGCGGCTCGGGAAGGATGTGGAGCCCCGCGGGAGTGTTGGCCGAGAGCATGAGGTCGTCGACCCAGGTGCGGTTGATCGACGGGGGCCGGCTGCCGAAGAACTTGAACGAGATCGGAATCGTCGGGTGCACCCAGATCACGCTGCGGCCGTTGCCGATCGAGGCATCGTCCTTCCAGCTGAAGTAGAACGCCTCGTTGCGGCGCAGCTTCGCACCGATCACGATCTGCAGGTGCGCAAGCGTGCGGTCATCGAAGTCGGCCGACAACGTCGAGTCGTAGGTCAGTGTGCCCATGGTGCCCCCCGGTACTGGGTTGATGTGTGAGCATGTCTAGCGGGTGGAGCGCCTCGGCGGCAAGTTGCGTCGCTCACCACGACAGGCAGCTCTCGGCCGGCGATCTCAGTGCAGCAGCACCTCGAGAGCCATGCCCGGGCAGGGGTGCCGCTCGAAGGCGTCGAGGTCGCTTCCCCGCAGGGTGTCGCCGGTCTCGCGTCGCGCATCGGTCGACAGCAGCACGCGCCCGACGCCGTTGATGATCGTCACGTGGGCGTCGAAGACGGCGAGCCGTGGCGTGAGGTCGTGCTCGACCCTGTCGATGAGCAGGTCGAGCCCCGCGACGCCGACGAAGTCGTCGTCGATGGCGACGGGAGCGGCGACCGTGATCGTGTACTCGTCGCTGCACAGGTAGTCCACGTAGGGGCCGGCGACGTGCGCCTCGCCCGTCGCCTGCGGCACCCGGTACCACTCGAGCTCGCTGTAGTCGATGTGCTCCTTGTTGACCGACTGGCTCGCGAGCACGAGCTTGGTGCGCTCGGCGCCCTGCCACCAGGCGAGGTGGCTGCCGGCGTCGGCGAGCGAGTCGAGGGCGGCGATGAAGCCGGCTCCGTACACGGGCAGCTCGAGCGAGTCGAAGGTGCGGTGCGCGTAAGGCTCGACGAGGTCGTCGAGCTTCTCGCTCGTGAACGGCCCGGCAGCGCGTGCCGCGGCGATGTCGGCGGCGAGCAGCGGCTTCCACGACTCGAGACTGGAGATCGCGCGGCCGAAGTAGTCTGCGACGAGTTCGACGGGGGACTGGGTCACGGGAATCGTCGTCATGGTCGGGGCCTCCAGGTCGGTCGCAGTGCGCTCGTGGTGGGGAATGCTATCGATGCTCGGGATGCCCGGCCACCGTCGCTCATGACGCACCCAGCGTCTCGCGCAGGTCGATGAGCCACTCGACTGCGTCACGCACGGCTGCGCGGCTGAGGTGGACGGCGGTCGTGGGGTCGCCGCGCTCGACGGCGTCGAGCAGAGCCCAGAATCGCTCGCGCGTGGCGGTGCGCCTCTCGGGCTCGCGGTCGGCGAGGGCGAAGAGCGGTGAGAGCTCGGCCTGCAGTCGCATCTGCTCGCGCGTGAGCCGGGCCGACTGGCTGAGAGCGGAGAGCTCGATCTGGGCATCGTCGCTCGCCCTCCTCCAGTCGATGGGGTCGGCGGGGTCGACGCGCTCGAGGCGCTGACGGATGAGGGCGATCTCGCTCGGGTCGGCGCGACGGGCCGCCAGTTCGACCGCGGCGGCGGTGATCGTCGCGTAGTGCGTCGCCGCGTCTCGGAGGGCCACGCGCGAGGTCGCGGCGAGCGCGTCGAGGGCGAACGTCGTGGGGTCGGCTGTGTCGGCGACGAAGCTGCCGCCGTGTCGCCCACGGCGGGTGGTGATGAGCCCACGCTCCCGGAGGGCGAGGAGCGCCTCGCGCGCGGTGGCGGGGGCGACTCCGAAGGATTGCGCGAGGTCTGTCTCCGCGGGGAGCCGCTCTCCGGCGTGAAGCACTCCGCCCATGATCGCGTCGGCGATGCGCCGTTCGACGAGGGCGGCGCGCCCCTGATCGCCGATCGGCTGAAACACCGCTCGAACGAGGCGGTGGGGTCGCCCGGATCGCCCGGAGCTCTTCTGCCCAGCGGGGGGAGGGGGTACGACCATGCCCTCATTGTGACGTACGCACCCCGGTGCGGGGCCGCGAACCGACAGCCGCGAACGATACGTCGATGACGCGGTTCCGTTACACACTGGAAATAAAAGCTATGAAACTATATCTTTAGAGGTTAACGCCTCGATCCAATGACGCTCGTAAGGAGTCCCCGCGCTCATGCCCGGTACTGAAAGCCCCGCTGCCACCCTCGATTCGGACGCTCCCGCGAGTGTCGACTCCGGCGTCGAGCTGCGCGGCGTCGCCAAGCACTACGGCGACACGGTCGCCGTGACCGACCTCGATCTCGTGGTCGAGCCTGGCGAGTTCTTCTCCATGCTCGGGCCCTCGGGGTCGGGCAAGACGACCGTGCTGCGCATGATCGCGGGCTTCGAGGACGTCACGCGCGGGCAGATCCTGCTCGACGGGCAGGACGTCACCTCGGCGGCGCCGTTCGACCGCACCGTCAACACGGTGTTCCAGGACTACGCGCTGTTCCCGCACATGACGATCGCGGAGAACGTGGCCTACGGCCTCCGAGTGCGCAAGACGCCCAAGAGCGAGATCTCGCACCGGGTTGCGGAGGCGCTCGAGCAGGTCAAGCTCGCGCACGTTGCCGACCGGCTGCCGCACCAGCTCTCCGGTGGCCAGCGCCAGCGCATCGCGCTCGCGCGCGCGCTCATCCTGCGTCCTCGCGTGCTGCTGCTCGACGAGCCGCTCGGCGCCCTCGACAAGCAGCTGCGCGAACAGATGCAGATCGAGCTCAAGCAGATTCAGCGCGAGGTGGGCATCACCTTCATCTTCGTGACGCACGATCAGGAGGAGGCGCTCACCCTCAGCGACCGCATCGCGGTCTTCAATGAGGGTCGCGTTGAGCAGGTCGGCACTCCCCGGGAGGTCTACGAGTACCCCGGTACCGCGTTCGTCGCGAGCTTTCTGGGGCTGTCGAACCTCATCCCCGCCCCGCTCGCCCGCGAGCTCTGCGGCGCGACCGCCGCCCTGAGCGTGCGCCCCGAGCGCGTGCGCGTCACGGCCCCCGATGACCTTCCGCGCGAGAACGAGACGAGCGTGCGCGGAACGATCAGCGAGACCGTCTACACCGGCCCGACGACGCGCTACATCGTCGAGACCGAGTTCGGCCTGCAGCTCATCGCCGAGCGCCACAACGACCACGCCCCCGACGACACCTCGGCGTTCCACCGCGGCGACCCTGTGCGTGCCGTGTGGTTCACCGAGCACGCCGCGATCGTGCCCTGAGACCCTTCCCCGCCCTGCACCACCCCACAGAAGAGAGAGAACAGCCATGAACAAGAAATTGCTCCTGCCCGCCTTCGCGGCGGCAGTGACGCTCGTGCTCGTCGGATGCAGCACGGACGCCCAGACCGGAGACGGTCTCTTCATCGACGTGCCGGATGTGCCGATGCTCGAAGAGCTCGGCGAGGCCGAGGGCTCGGTCGACATCGTCGCCTGGTCGGGATTCGTCGAGCCCGAGTGGGCCGACACCTTCACCGAGGAGACCGGCTGCGTCGTCAACCGTCGCGTCGCCGGCACGAGCGACGAGATGGTCACGCTCATGCGCACGGGCGAGTACGACCTCGTCTCCGCCTCGGGTGATGCGAGCCTG contains:
- a CDS encoding FadR/GntR family transcriptional regulator, translated to MFQPIGDQGRAALVERRIADAIMGGVLHAGERLPAETDLAQSFGVAPATAREALLALRERGLITTRRGRHGGSFVADTADPTTFALDALAATSRVALRDAATHYATITAAAVELAARRADPSEIALIRQRLERVDPADPIDWRRASDDAQIELSALSQSARLTREQMRLQAELSPLFALADREPERRTATRERFWALLDAVERGDPTTAVHLSRAAVRDAVEWLIDLRETLGAS
- a CDS encoding ATP-dependent DNA ligase, which codes for MGTLTYDSTLSADFDDRTLAHLQIVIGAKLRRNEAFYFSWKDDASIGNGRSVIWVHPTIPISFKFFGSRPPSINRTWVDDLMLSANTPAGLHILPEPPVPSEDES
- a CDS encoding SDR family oxidoreductase; the encoded protein is MAEQEQPGTTTATTPTPDHGESSYVGAGKLNRRRALITGGDSGIGRAVAIAFAREGADVAIVYLPEEQEDARVTADQIEAAGRRATLIPADVQQEDACRMIIATTVDALGGLDILVINAAYQQFRESFDAITTEEFDRVFRTNLYSLMWLTREALPHLGEGSSIITTSSIQAANPSAGLVDYAMTKAAQVAFTSALADDLGPRGIRVNAVAPGPIWTPLIPATDWPEGKLEEFGQDTPLGRAGQPAELAATYVLLASDGGSYISGAVVPVTGGKHL
- a CDS encoding cache domain-containing protein produces the protein MTTIPVTQSPVELVADYFGRAISSLESWKPLLAADIAAARAAGPFTSEKLDDLVEPYAHRTFDSLELPVYGAGFIAALDSLADAGSHLAWWQGAERTKLVLASQSVNKEHIDYSELEWYRVPQATGEAHVAGPYVDYLCSDEYTITVAAPVAIDDDFVGVAGLDLLIDRVEHDLTPRLAVFDAHVTIINGVGRVLLSTDARRETGDTLRGSDLDAFERHPCPGMALEVLLH
- a CDS encoding ABC transporter ATP-binding protein, producing MPGTESPAATLDSDAPASVDSGVELRGVAKHYGDTVAVTDLDLVVEPGEFFSMLGPSGSGKTTVLRMIAGFEDVTRGQILLDGQDVTSAAPFDRTVNTVFQDYALFPHMTIAENVAYGLRVRKTPKSEISHRVAEALEQVKLAHVADRLPHQLSGGQRQRIALARALILRPRVLLLDEPLGALDKQLREQMQIELKQIQREVGITFIFVTHDQEEALTLSDRIAVFNEGRVEQVGTPREVYEYPGTAFVASFLGLSNLIPAPLARELCGATAALSVRPERVRVTAPDDLPRENETSVRGTISETVYTGPTTRYIVETEFGLQLIAERHNDHAPDDTSAFHRGDPVRAVWFTEHAAIVP